A single Fusobacterium varium DNA region contains:
- a CDS encoding TOBE domain-containing protein, with the protein PAMNFVDGVIEENEDGIIFIFGNSKHLVLPKEMGEKVKSHIGKKVVLGIRPENIGNKVTHPEGEKINFLKGQVSVVEHMGNEEFIYFTIDGCEFTSRIEARKTDNVKYGEEGEFYFNIKRAHIFDAETEENITL; encoded by the coding sequence CTCCAGCGATGAACTTTGTTGATGGTGTAATTGAAGAAAATGAAGATGGAATAATCTTTATATTTGGCAATAGCAAACATCTAGTACTTCCAAAAGAGATGGGAGAAAAGGTAAAAAGCCATATAGGAAAAAAAGTTGTTCTAGGAATAAGACCTGAAAATATTGGAAACAAAGTTACTCACCCAGAAGGAGAGAAGATAAACTTCTTAAAAGGACAAGTAAGTGTAGTAGAACATATGGGAAATGAAGAGTTTATCTACTTTACAATAGATGGTTGTGAGTTTACATCAAGAATAGAAGCAAGAAAAACAGATAATGTAAAATATGGAGAAGAGGGAGAATTCTACTTCAATATAAAAAGAGCTCATATATTTGATGCTGAAACAGAAGAAAATATCACTTTATAG
- a CDS encoding sugar ABC transporter permease, which yields MKIKGFDRDQKMLYLILLPFILWYAVFMFKPMYGLLIAFKDYSLFRGISGSEWIGLYNFKEFLTSPYFYTTLKNTLMLNVYSLCLEFPFAILIALMLNEVKNKYFKSIVQTASFIPYFIAIVVATGITVNVLSPSTGVVNMVLEKLGFEKVYFLSKPEFFRGIFTGLNMWKTTGFNAVIYLAALTAVDEQLYEAARIDGANKFSQLRHITIPAIIPTIVIMLVLKVGSMLNVAFETVLLLYQPATYSTADVISTYVYRTGMLMQDFGLATAVGLFNALVGFILVYSANKWSKKVTQSSLW from the coding sequence ATGAAGATAAAAGGGTTTGATAGAGATCAAAAAATGCTATATTTAATTTTACTTCCTTTTATACTATGGTATGCAGTATTTATGTTTAAACCTATGTATGGATTATTAATAGCATTTAAAGATTATAGTTTATTTAGAGGAATATCTGGAAGTGAATGGATTGGATTATATAACTTTAAAGAGTTTTTAACAAGTCCATATTTCTATACAACATTAAAAAATACATTGATGCTAAATGTTTATAGTTTATGTTTAGAGTTTCCATTTGCTATATTAATAGCTTTGATGTTAAATGAAGTTAAGAACAAATATTTTAAATCAATAGTACAAACAGCATCATTTATACCATATTTTATAGCGATAGTTGTAGCAACAGGGATAACAGTAAATGTTTTATCTCCAAGTACTGGGGTTGTAAATATGGTGTTAGAAAAATTAGGATTTGAAAAGGTATATTTCCTATCAAAACCAGAATTTTTCAGAGGAATATTTACAGGATTAAATATGTGGAAAACAACAGGATTTAATGCAGTTATATATTTAGCAGCTTTAACAGCAGTAGATGAGCAACTATACGAAGCAGCAAGAATAGATGGAGCAAATAAATTTAGTCAGTTGAGACATATAACAATACCTGCTATAATACCTACTATTGTAATAATGCTTGTTTTAAAAGTTGGAAGTATGTTAAACGTAGCATTTGAAACAGTATTACTACTATATCAACCAGCAACTTATTCAACAGCAGATGTAATTAGTACATATGTATATAGAACAGGTATGTTAATGCAAGATTTTGGACTTGCTACAGCAGTTGGATTATTTAATGCTTTAGTAGGATTTATCCTTGTATATAGTGCAAATAAATGGAGTAAAAAAGTTACTCAATCAAGTCTATGGTAA
- a CDS encoding carbohydrate ABC transporter permease — MGMDEKIFNIANYILLAIFACIFIYPIIYVFSAAVSKPYFVESGAVTLFPKGFTFESFKTAMNLTGMWRAYGNSIFITVVGTAVSMFFTITGAYVLSKPELKFRKLITMLVIMTMWFDPGIIPRYLNFRDLYLINSYTGVILGFAINTFNVIILKSFFEAIPKSLEESARIDGASQFQIMTKIYIPLSGSALTTVSLFYAVSRWNGYFWTMVLLIDDKKAPLQVFLKKLIIEKDMAGEASQMITMESLTSPQTVIYAVIALSLIPILTVYPFIQKFFKKGVTLGAVKG, encoded by the coding sequence ATGGGAATGGATGAGAAAATATTTAATATTGCAAATTACATTCTTTTAGCAATATTTGCTTGTATATTTATCTATCCAATTATATATGTTTTTTCAGCAGCAGTAAGTAAACCATATTTTGTAGAATCTGGAGCTGTAACACTATTTCCTAAAGGGTTTACATTTGAATCTTTTAAAACAGCAATGAATCTAACTGGAATGTGGAGAGCATATGGAAACTCAATATTTATAACAGTGGTAGGAACTGCTGTAAGTATGTTCTTTACAATAACAGGAGCTTATGTTTTATCAAAACCAGAATTAAAATTTAGAAAATTAATAACTATGCTAGTTATAATGACTATGTGGTTTGACCCTGGAATTATTCCTAGATACTTAAACTTTAGAGATCTATATTTAATCAATAGTTATACAGGGGTTATACTTGGATTTGCAATTAATACATTTAATGTAATTATTTTAAAATCATTCTTTGAAGCTATTCCAAAATCATTAGAGGAATCAGCTAGAATTGATGGAGCATCACAATTTCAAATAATGACAAAAATATATATACCATTATCAGGATCAGCATTGACAACAGTATCACTTTTCTATGCAGTATCAAGATGGAATGGATATTTTTGGACAATGGTATTATTAATAGATGATAAAAAAGCTCCATTACAAGTATTCTTAAAGAAACTGATAATTGAAAAAGATATGGCAGGGGAAGCAAGTCAAATGATAACTATGGAAAGTTTGACATCACCTCAAACTGTAATTTATGCAGTAATAGCATTATCATTAATTCCAATATTAACAGTATATCCATTTATTCAAAAATTCTTTAAAAAAGGAGTTACTTTAGGGGCAGTAAAAGGATAA
- a CDS encoding extracellular solute-binding protein, with the protein MNIKKILIGLTAALSLIGCGVEEVKVDGPKRKLEGHVITEEPKAFTIFGIFLGKAFDGELPVYQKAFEMTNVKLVGTASKNQSEEVQAFNLMISSGLIPDIIAYELTDELEKLGIDGGLIPLENLIDEHAPNIKKFWEENPRYKKDAIAADGHIYMIPNYNDYFNLSCSQGYYIRKDWLKKLGLEEPKTVDELYTVLKAFKEQDPNGNGKKDEVPLFLRANINRKVMMALTDIFKAQFVWYEKDGKPVFGPAEPEYKNAMINLAKWYKEGLIDQEVFTRGLSSRDYMLSNNLGGFTNDWFASTGSYNEKLKDVIPGFDFSVLLPPEYNGNRKTATARPTYMGGWGISYKAKDPVTIIKYFDFWYSEEGRRLWNFGIEGDTYTLVDGKPQFTDKVLKNPEGKNALAVIRETGAQYRLGMFQDAENEKQWASDVTVRDMDEYMKNDAIQAPMPVLKYTKAEIRELLKIESQLRNVTEEMAQIWLLGVSDVEKDWDGYIERLNDIGLQRSKEIQQTAYDRFMKED; encoded by the coding sequence ATGAATATAAAGAAAATTCTAATAGGATTAACTGCTGCACTTTCATTAATTGGTTGTGGAGTAGAGGAAGTAAAAGTTGATGGACCAAAAAGAAAATTAGAGGGACATGTAATAACAGAAGAACCAAAGGCATTTACAATATTTGGAATATTTTTAGGAAAAGCATTTGATGGAGAGTTACCTGTATATCAAAAAGCTTTTGAAATGACAAATGTAAAATTAGTAGGAACAGCTTCAAAAAACCAAAGTGAAGAGGTTCAAGCATTTAACTTAATGATATCTTCAGGATTGATTCCAGATATCATCGCTTATGAGTTGACAGATGAATTGGAAAAATTAGGAATAGATGGGGGATTAATTCCACTAGAAAACCTTATTGATGAACATGCACCAAATATTAAAAAATTCTGGGAAGAAAATCCAAGATATAAGAAAGATGCTATTGCAGCAGATGGACATATCTATATGATTCCTAACTACAATGACTACTTTAATTTAAGTTGTTCACAAGGTTACTATATAAGAAAAGACTGGTTAAAAAAATTAGGATTGGAAGAGCCTAAAACAGTAGATGAACTATATACAGTATTAAAAGCATTTAAAGAGCAAGATCCAAATGGAAATGGTAAAAAAGATGAAGTACCTTTATTCTTGAGAGCTAATATCAATAGAAAAGTAATGATGGCACTTACAGATATATTTAAAGCACAATTTGTATGGTATGAAAAAGATGGAAAACCAGTATTTGGACCTGCTGAACCTGAATATAAAAATGCTATGATCAATTTAGCAAAATGGTATAAAGAGGGATTAATAGATCAAGAGGTATTTACAAGAGGACTTTCTTCAAGAGACTATATGTTAAGTAATAACTTAGGTGGATTTACAAATGACTGGTTTGCAAGTACAGGTTCATATAATGAAAAATTGAAAGATGTAATTCCGGGATTTGATTTTTCAGTATTATTACCACCAGAATACAATGGAAATAGAAAGACAGCTACAGCTAGACCAACATATATGGGTGGTTGGGGAATCAGCTATAAAGCTAAAGATCCTGTAACTATCATAAAATACTTTGACTTCTGGTATAGTGAAGAGGGAAGAAGATTATGGAACTTTGGAATTGAAGGGGATACATATACTTTAGTTGATGGTAAACCTCAATTTACAGATAAAGTTTTAAAAAATCCTGAAGGAAAAAATGCTTTAGCAGTTATAAGAGAGACAGGAGCACAATATAGATTAGGAATGTTCCAAGATGCAGAAAATGAAAAACAATGGGCATCAGATGTAACTGTAAGAGATATGGATGAGTATATGAAAAATGATGCAATTCAAGCACCAATGCCAGTATTGAAATATACAAAGGCTGAGATTAGAGAGTTGTTAAAGATAGAATCTCAACTTCGTAATGTAACTGAAGAGATGGCACAAATCTGGTTGTTAGGTGTATCAGATGTTGAAAAAGATTGGGACGGATATATTGAAAGATTAAATGATATTGGACTTCAAAGATCTAAAGAGATACAACAAACAGCATATGATAGATTTATGAAGGAAGATTAA
- a CDS encoding polysaccharide lyase 8 family protein, producing MKKILTFILMMIMVVTAFSKEVSKSANDYEKIRVKWGEFLTGVTSEDDLSSSEVQKVVETNEKNAEKSYTQINKEKNKRYFLDEKEDMKSGIQILNSYNAIKNIAKGYATRGTKFYKNEEVKNQIIAGMDWLYDNAYHEGLPEIGNWWHWELGIPKAVNDILILMNGDIPKEKVEKYLGATKFFQPDARYSGAGATASYSSTPDKRVSTGGNRTDTAMISFLRGVLLEDKVEVKNALEAVTEVGEYATKGDGFYKDSSFIQHNNVAYNGTYASVLFNGLGGILYLVKDTEFEIKSKKLDNIYEAILNGYGYLFINGGMNDSVSGRAISRNKTSDLLRGRDVINSLAMLSEGASDEYRVRLQELIKTNIFSNNSFNILEMSGNRTILGILRDIVEDESIKTRNIVGNKMFHSMDRAISKNKNGGAFALSMHSSRIANFETMNGENLKGWFTGDGMTYIYGNDSSAYTEFWPTVDMYHLPGVTNSLKVRGDRSGERRGITTPKAWVGGVNNGETFVGMDMLSWNKALKVKKSYLFTEDGVVAVYGDSLSSNEGEIHTTIDNRILKSGKLIVNGKEITESTVIENPKDMTIMFVGNYPEETIGYRIIDAPKVEIKFEERKGDWKSIGGTDSKEIVKKYVTIYINHGKNPKDQKFSYLIFPMFKEEEVKNYNLNSLKLVQSDEKIHAVEDNENRVVRINFWKDLPVKFRNIRSFSTATMIVKENNNGLLIAVSEPTQLMKKNSIFEIDGTYELEESSSKDIKVTNRNNLTRIEIDLRNNGATETIKLKKVK from the coding sequence ATGAAAAAAATATTAACATTTATTTTAATGATGATTATGGTAGTTACTGCTTTCTCTAAAGAAGTTAGTAAGAGTGCCAATGATTATGAAAAGATAAGAGTAAAATGGGGAGAGTTTTTAACTGGAGTAACTTCAGAAGATGATTTGTCATCTTCTGAGGTACAGAAGGTAGTTGAAACTAATGAGAAAAATGCTGAAAAATCATATACACAGATAAATAAAGAGAAAAATAAAAGATATTTTCTTGATGAAAAAGAGGATATGAAAAGTGGTATTCAAATATTAAATAGCTATAATGCTATAAAAAATATTGCAAAGGGATATGCTACTAGAGGTACAAAATTTTATAAAAATGAAGAGGTAAAAAATCAAATAATAGCTGGAATGGATTGGCTATATGATAATGCTTACCATGAAGGACTTCCAGAGATTGGAAACTGGTGGCATTGGGAACTTGGAATACCTAAAGCAGTAAATGACATTCTTATTTTAATGAATGGAGATATTCCAAAAGAGAAAGTGGAAAAATATTTAGGAGCAACAAAATTTTTCCAACCAGATGCAAGATATAGTGGAGCAGGAGCAACAGCTTCATACTCATCTACACCAGATAAAAGGGTATCAACTGGAGGAAACAGAACAGATACAGCTATGATATCTTTTTTAAGAGGAGTTCTTTTAGAGGATAAAGTTGAAGTTAAAAATGCTTTAGAAGCAGTTACAGAAGTTGGGGAGTATGCAACTAAAGGAGATGGATTTTATAAAGATAGTTCATTTATTCAACATAATAATGTAGCTTACAATGGAACATATGCTTCAGTATTATTTAATGGACTAGGTGGAATACTTTATCTAGTAAAGGATACAGAATTTGAAATAAAAAGTAAAAAACTAGATAATATTTATGAAGCTATTTTAAATGGATATGGATATCTGTTTATAAATGGTGGAATGAATGATTCAGTTAGTGGAAGAGCGATATCAAGAAATAAGACAAGTGATCTTTTACGTGGAAGAGATGTAATCAACTCTTTAGCAATGTTGTCAGAAGGGGCAAGTGATGAGTATAGAGTTAGATTACAAGAGTTAATAAAAACAAATATTTTCTCTAACAATTCATTTAATATTTTAGAGATGTCAGGTAATAGAACTATACTTGGTATTCTTAGAGATATAGTTGAAGATGAAAGTATAAAAACTAGAAATATTGTGGGAAATAAGATGTTCCACTCTATGGATAGAGCTATAAGTAAAAATAAAAATGGTGGAGCATTTGCTCTATCAATGCACTCTTCAAGAATAGCTAATTTTGAAACAATGAATGGTGAAAATCTTAAAGGGTGGTTTACAGGTGATGGAATGACATATATTTATGGAAATGATTCAAGTGCATATACTGAATTTTGGCCAACTGTGGATATGTATCATCTACCTGGAGTAACAAATAGCTTAAAAGTTAGAGGAGATAGATCAGGGGAAAGAAGAGGGATTACTACACCAAAAGCTTGGGTTGGTGGAGTAAATAACGGAGAAACTTTTGTAGGAATGGATATGCTTTCATGGAATAAAGCATTAAAAGTAAAAAAATCTTATTTATTTACAGAAGATGGAGTTGTTGCTGTATATGGAGATTCACTTTCATCTAATGAAGGGGAGATTCATACAACAATAGATAACAGAATTTTAAAAAGTGGAAAATTAATAGTAAATGGTAAGGAGATAACAGAATCAACAGTTATAGAAAATCCTAAAGATATGACTATAATGTTTGTAGGAAACTATCCTGAAGAAACTATTGGATATAGAATAATAGATGCTCCAAAAGTAGAGATCAAATTTGAGGAAAGAAAAGGAGATTGGAAATCTATTGGTGGAACAGACAGTAAAGAGATAGTTAAAAAATATGTTACTATCTATATAAATCATGGTAAAAATCCAAAAGATCAAAAATTCAGTTATCTAATTTTCCCAATGTTTAAAGAGGAAGAAGTTAAAAATTATAATTTAAACTCATTGAAATTAGTTCAAAGCGATGAAAAGATTCATGCTGTTGAAGATAATGAAAATAGAGTAGTCAGAATAAATTTCTGGAAAGATCTTCCAGTTAAATTTAGAAATATTAGATCTTTCTCAACTGCAACAATGATTGTAAAAGAGAATAACAATGGGCTTTTAATTGCAGTAAGTGAGCCAACTCAATTGATGAAAAAGAATTCAATCTTTGAGATAGATGG